A region of the Bacillus sp. NP247 genome:
GCCCACAGGACAAATCGATATGAAACCTACGATTCTAAATTTATTAGGGGTTGATACTACTAACGATATCCGTTTTGGCCATGATATGTTTTCAGATGAATATACCGGATTTGTTGTTTTCCGTGATGGTAGCTTCGTTACAGACAAATACGCCTATACAAATCATACTTTTTATAATCGAGAAACAGGTGAGGTTGTAGATTTACCCAAAAAAGAAGCTCAAGAAATGATTAACCGTGCACAAAATGAATTACGAATGTCTGACAAAATTATTGAAGGCGATTTATTACGTTTCTCAGAAAGTAATAAAATTAAAACTGGAGAAGTAAAAACTAAAATTAAAGAAACTGAAAAATAATCTATATATGCGAAGGGAGCAACTAACTACAGTTGCTCCCTTTTTACTCTCTTATAACACTTGATGCAATTTAATATAAAAAAAGTCCTGACATATTATACGGACGTAAGCAAAAAACAACTCCAAAATCTACTTTCAGTGTATATTTTGGAGTTGTTTTACGTTTATTCTATGATTGTTTCTAAAGTTAAATCTGTATAGGCATTATACTCACCTATATTTAAGATTACTTCACATTGACGTAATCTCAATTCAAAGAGCGTTATAGAATCATGATAAACTTCAGGATTTGATTTCATTTTATGTAATATCTCTTGTTTTTCTTGTATTTCTAAATGAGTATTTTCTACAGCTTGTTTCAAGGAGTTAAATGGATTCCTAAAGAACATATTAATATCCCGCTCTTGTGTGTTTTCAAACAGCTCAAATTGCAAGAAAAATTTCTTCATAATAGAAGCCGTTACCTCGGTATAATCTTCATTTTCTAAATACTGTTTGTATTTGTTATATAGCATCGCTCTATTCTTTGGAAGAACCCCAAATAATTTGCCGGCACTTTTCAGTAAAAATTTTGCTGGCGTAAACCGGCGTAAAATATTTACTTCTTCCATTTGTATTCTAGTCGTCATTCTATCCGTATCTCTGCGCCAGTCATCAAGCACTTTAAAGTCACATTCTAACTGTATCCGATTTTCTCCAAATAAAGAATTAAGTCCTTCACTGAGTTCTTCTAAGTACGATTGACTTTGAAGGAACTCATTATTAGAAGTTGCAATCCAATTTTGCATAGAACGAGCAAAATTAGGTAATACAGTTTGTTCTAAATATTTGTGTACTCTTCCGTTCATCGCTGTATTTAGTTCAATATCAATGTGCCCGAAATCGCTGTCTTCACTAATTAAATCAGAACAACTCTGTAATAGCTTCGGAATACGTTCAGTAAGATCATTAGTAATCTCAGTTTTCATTGCACGATATGATTCTGTAATTAAATGAATTTTTTCCTTTTCAAAAGCAGTAAGGTTATTAATACAACCATTTAGTTTAACTAACATATCTTCATTCCAATTAATAACATCTAATAGATTGTTTTCCTTCTCAACGCGTTTATCCAGAAGATATGTAATTGTTTTTCGAATGAAAAACAATAGCTTTTCAGTACGTTCTGCATCGATATTTTTATGGTTAAAGTTAAAACGAATAAACTCAGTTAAATCATTTAGTTGTTGACTACTTGTATATAACGAAGAGTAAGGGAAAAGTCTCGCATGCGGGAAATATGCGTTTATTCTCGCTTGCGTATCATGTAAAACTCTTTTTACTTCTGCTTCACTATAAATGTTATCGATTTTATTTAATAAGAAATGAATTTGTAGATTTGGTGTATGTTCTTGAATGCTTAATAGAATGTCACGTTCTTTGTCAGTAAAAGGTGAATCCGCATTCAATACGAACAATAATTCATCTACAGAATTTAAATATTCGAATATTTCATCTCTAGTGTCGTTATTCCTATTAAAGCCAGGTGTAACTACAAATGCAAGTTTATTTTTACTTAAAAATCTGCATGGTAATTTAAATTCAACACATGCTCTCTCTCTATATGTTTGATGATGCACTGCCATCATATTATGGTAATCAGAGAAATTCTCAGTTGTTGTAATTGCTGAATCTGTTATAGCATTAATTTCTGTATGAGCATCATTTTTTAAAACCACTACATTTGAGATTGAGCTTTCTAATATATTTTCTCCTAATATAGAGTTAATAAATGCAGTTTTTCCGTTTCCTGAAGTTCCCGTTACTAAAATACGATTTGTTCTTAAATCTGCAAGCTCGCCAACTAACCATCTAAATCTGTGACCCATTTCTATATCATGCTTTTGTGCCCACTGTGTAATAGATTCAAAAAGATGTAAACTATACTCTAAGCCATTCACATGATTAATAGAATATGACAGTAGGTTTTCCGCATGTTTTATGTTTGCTGAATCTATTTTGGAAGGAAAAATCTCATCCCATGCCAATACAGCTGCAGATGGAAATACAGCGTGAGATGGATTGACTACCTTTAGCCAGTTTGTTAACAGATTTGGAATGATATCATGTAATTGTCTAAGCATATATTGACCTTGAATTAATTCAAAGTACGTTTCCTCGTAAAGAGAAGAAATTTTGTCCCATATATCGGACGAATGTATTTCGATATGTAAGAAAAATTCATTTATTGTGTTAAGCCATAATAAGTAATTTTGTTCATTTTTATAACTGTTCCAAAGTGATGAAACAATTTGCGTAAATTGCACTTGATCTACATTATTTAATGTAACTAATATTTCATAAAAATAATCTGGTGAAATATTTTTAGTAAATCCTTTATCGATATATCCTTTTAGAACCTCAAACCACGGATAAGATTCTGTTCGAATTAACTCATTCACAGCAAGCTCTACTGCACTATCAAAATCTTGCTGTTCCTCATACAAGGAACGGGCAATTATTGTGACGTTTGGATAATCGGGATTTAAATTAACTGCTTCTTTAATAACATTGAAAGCTGAATCAAAATTATTTTTCTCGATGTAAAGAGAAAGTAATTGCAGTCCAATTTCGGTCATCAATATTTTATTATCAGTAGTAATGGAAGTATAAACATCTTCAGCAACTGATAATCGGTTAAGTTCGAAGTAAGCATCAGCAATGTTTTTTTGTGCCCATGGTGCTAGTTCATTACTAACTTTCTCCCATTTAAAAATAGCTGCTTCAAAATCTTGATGGTGGTAATAAAATTCTCCCTGTGCAAAACGAATATAAGACCCATCGGAAATCTCATCTTTTTCTTCGTTTAAATAAGATTCTCCAAGTACTTGAAGAGGTGGTTGTGTTTCATTCTCTATTAGGAATGTTTCATAATACATCTTTTTTATTAATTGTTTTTCTAATCTCATCTTTTCCCCCACTATATCTTGAAAATACGTTTTTCTCCAAATGTCAATACTTTTTTGTATGTATGCTTTTTATCTTAACAAAGAATTTCTTTTGGAAAATTTCATTTTCCTTTCATTTTTCAAGTAAGATTGAATTTTTATGAGAAAAGTTTCAGTTCTTTTTCAATTCCCTTTCAGTTGTGAGACAACATTAAATGTTCCTAATAACCTAATAATACTATAATATTCCACATTATTTTATTAGGAAAATTCAATGTGGATTGTATTATAAAAACAATCTATAACGAATATATATGCAATGTTTGATTCGCTGACAAACAAAAAAACCTCATATAATAGTTGTTAGATGAACCTATATGGCACGTCTCTTCAGAATTTCAGATACATCACAATAACTTAAAAAACAACAATATTAGTCAACGGCTTTTCATACAATATCTTTCTCGAATTGTTTTCCTATAAAATATTTCAATAGTTATGTAATTAAATTCCATTAACCTATATAAATAACTAGTCCAAAAAAATATATATGCATATCATGTTATAGTAAAGAATTCAGGAAATCCTAAAAAGGAGGCATTTTCATGTTTGAAGATAAATCTAAAATAAATTACCCATATGAATTTACTGAAACTACAACAGTCCCTCTAAAGAACCCCATTGATAAAAAATTCAAGAACGGCACAGGTACACATAACTTCCCAATTAAAAGGCATTATAAGGAGCAAGTTTTATATACTGAAAAAATTAATAATAATAAAAATAAATAATCGTATAGATCCTTGTAACAATGTGCCAAATAAGAATCTATATTAGACCTTGCATAGTTATGTTTTTAGTAATGTATAAATCTCTCTTATACAACTCATGTACTTTTAAAAAGTGCTGATATACAGCGCTTTTTTATACATAGATAATGGAAGAACTTGAATTATAAATATAAGGTATGGATTTTTTCCATACCTTATATTTATAAATGGAGTACGCTCATGTTTACTTTGCATAATAGCACTTTAATGGCCCTTCTAGAAGAAATAAAAGCTAGTTTAATTAAAAAATAAGTTCTTTAGCGTTTTCAGAGATAATCAGGATAATAATATTCGAATACATTAGGCGATAGAGTTCACCATCACTTCTCCTTAACAAATGCTCCTACTAGCAGAATTTTACTGGTAGGAGTCATTGGAGAAAGGAGTAGATTTATGATGAATCACAAAGTTAAAGAAGTACCCAAGAATTATATAGGCAATTTATTTACACTGGGAGGTTCAACATTTTTTATCGATGCAGGAGCGGACTATAAACAATTAAGTAACAAAGAGCATATGGAATGAGGTACATTGATACCCTTCCCTTTTTATCATTTCTAGAAGTCGTTGTATTGAATTTATATAATACCTTGAATATTTTGCATCTATTTTTTCTTAAGGGATATTTATTCGGGTTACTTATTAGATTATCAATTATATTCCTTCCGATTCCTACTTTTTATAGGTCATTATTACTCTATTATATATATTTAAAAATTTACTAAGCGTTGTTTCAAAGCTACTTAGTTTTCATAAAATATTTTTTGTTTCCGTTGGAACGAATAGGCTTTAATCTCATCTGTATCTAAATTTTCATGAAATAAATGAATGGCTATAATTTGTCTACAATCGTAGGTATGATAATAATATGTTCCGGACTCCATACACATTACGCTTGTATATATGGTATTATCTAATGTACCTTCTTCTGTTATTACTCCGCCTTTAGGAACCTCGCAATTTGATAAGATATGAAATAGGGCCGATACTCCCTCTTCTTCACTATCTATACCTTGAATGTTTTGTTTGCCATATGCTGCCCGCACAAACCTTGATGGCGGGGTGAAATCCCCTGGAAGTCCCATTGAGCCTGAGCCCTGACCAAAAGCACTTAATGGTAAGTTACTCCACTCAGTTGGCGCGAATGGCCGCGATTTAAGTCCTATATATTGTCTTAAATTTTGTAAATGCCAATTAAACTCCGGACTATTCGTCATCACTCCTAGTGGGTTGTCATACATTTTTAATCCTTCATTTGTCGGCTCCAGTACAATGCAATCTCCCCATTTATCCGCTAAAATCCAATGGAGTGGTGGCGTAAGTCCTAAATCCGGTAATGGTATATCCAAAAAGGTAAGGCTACCTACAGATTTCTTTAACTCTTTGACAGAATTGAATTGCGTAAGACTCCAAGTCACAAAATCAAATGGAGCTAAATTCATATTGTTGTCATCTATGCTTTGACTATAAGTAGCGAATCCTGGAAAATAGAGTGTTGCACATGTCATACCTGCTTCATTTACTCCGTCCGCCATAATGATCCTTCCTTGATGATTAATTCCCATTCCGACCGTAGCATGTTTCGTATTAATGGTTTCACCAGTTATATTATTCCACTGGTAATGTCGAGGAATGATTATTACTTCTTGATTCATATCTAATGTGAAGTCCATCGTTCTTGCAAAAAGATGCTGACCATTTTTTGTATGTAATGTCAAACTAGTACACATAAAGAACACCCCATTTTATAGTTTTATCTACACTTTACATAATTCTGATAAATCTGTAAATTAAAAACCTCTTTCCTTACAAAAAAATGAGAAAGCACATATAAATTACAAATAGGTTATTTCTAGTTTATAAATAAATTTTTTATATATAGTTACAAAAGAATTATATTAAAAAGGAGCGACTTGTTACTATCGCTCCTTTTTATTTCTCTCTATATTTTATTAAAATAACAAGAAACCCTTTTTTCTCTATGAACAGTATCCCTACATAACCCTCTTAAACATCTTCTCCAATTCATAAGTAGAATGATGTACAAGAATTGGTCTTCCGTGTGGACATGTATATGGGTTTGTTGTTGTGCGCAGCTCTTCAAGTAAAGCAAATATTTGATCATTCGTTAAATATTGATTTGCTTTTATGGAAGCTTTACAGCTCATCATGATAGCTGCTTCTTCTCGTAGTTTTTTAATATCTACTTTTTTTAGTTTGACAACTTGCTCCATCATTTCGTCGATGATTTCTGTTTCTTGACCTTTTGGGAACCATGTTGGATGCGAGCGGACGATAAAGGATTGATGGCCGAATTGCTCTAAAAATAGTCCCACTTTTTTTAATTCTTTTAATTGCTCTTCGACACGCAAAAATTCAGTAAGAGATAAATCAATACGGTACGGTACAAGTAACTCTTGTACTTCTTGCGTAACTCGTCCCACTTTATCACGAAAATATTCATAATTGATGCGCTCCTGCGCTGCATGTTGATCAATCATATATAACCCGTTATCATTTTGAGCGAAAATATATGTTCCATGCATTTGTCCAATTGGATAAAGCGGTGGTAAATCGTTACCGTTCATTTCAATCTCTTTTATTTCCCCGACTTCTTCTTCTAATTCCTCTAATTCAAAGTCTTCTTCGTTACTGTTCCATGATTTCTCTTCCCGAATTGGTTCTTCGATTATCGGTTTAGTAGATGGCTGCCAACTTTGTTCTTCTCTTACTAGCGACTGTGGTGGTTGCCATTCTTGCTTCGGCTGTTGCCACAGTTGTGCTGGCTGTTTTACAGTCGTTGTTTCTTTTTGTTTTTCATCCATGCCAGTCGGTAAAATAATGTTTGGCACCTGTGATTCTTTCGGCTTTGTATGCTCAAAATGGAACTGCCCTTGCACACTTTCATCTTTTTCTTTTTTCTTCGTTGTTACACCTGCATCTGGAATGAGCTGTATTTTTTTGAATGCCGCTTGCAATGTTTCTTCGATAAGCTTTAGCAATTCTTGTTCTTTACTAAAACGAACTTCTAATTTTGCTGGATGTACGTTAACGTCAACAAGCATTGGATCCATTTCAATCGATAGGAAGCCGATTGGATATCGTCCAATTGGCAATAATGTATGGTATCCTTGCTGAATGGCTTTCATTAATACGAAATTTCGAACGTAACGGCCATTCACGATCGTTGACATATAATTTCGAGATGCTCTCGTTACTTCTGGTAATGTTACATACCCTTTAATTGTGAAATCTAAAGATTCGGCTTCAATTGGAATAAGCTTCTTCGCAACTTGAATGCTGTAAATCGATGCAAGTACTTGTCTTACATCACCGTTTCCTGATGTATGAAGCAATTTCTTTTCATTATGAAACAGTTTTAACGATACTTCTGGATGAGACATTGCAATACGATACACGATATCTGTAATATTCCCAAGCTCTGTATGAATAGTTTTCATATATTTAAGGCGCGCTGGTGTATTAAAGAATAAGTTTTGTACTGTAATATCTGTTCCTTTTCGGCTTGCCGTTTTCTCTTGTTTTATAATGTCTCCACCTTTAATAATAAGGTGGGTACCAGGCGCATCACCTGTGCTAGTGATTAATTCCAATTCACTAACTGAGGCAATACTTGGCAATGCCTCACCGCGGAATCCGAGCGTTCTTATACGGAACAGATCGTTTTCATCTTTAATTTTGCTCGTTGCGTGGCGTTCAAACGCAACGATACAATCTTCTTCGGCAATGCCATCTCCATTATCAATGATGCGAATTTTTGATAAACCAGCTTCTTCTAAGTGGATTTCAATAGATGTACTATTCGCATCGATAGAATTTTCCACAAGTTCTTTTACGACTGAGGCAGGGCGCTCTACTACTTCCCCTGCCGCAATTAAGTTAGAGAGTTGGTCATCGAGTTTGCGAATTTTCCCCATCTACTTACTCATCCTTTCTTTAACTTTTTCTGCAGGCGATACAGTTCGTTCATCGCTTCTAAAGGCGTCATATCGAGTAAATCAATCTTTTTAATTTGTGCAAGTACTGCCGTTTCTTTTTGATCGAGCACAGGCTTGTCTTGTTTTTTCGAAGACTGTTCTCCTCCAAAGAAAGATAGTTGTGATTCTTCTTCTTTCTCTTCTTCTATTTTTGCCGATTCTTCTTTTACAACAACTGGTTCTGGAGCAACTTCTTGCACTTTCACTTCTACTCGTTTCGGAATGATAATTTCTTCTTGTCCCTCTAGTTGCGCTAACACTTCTTTCGCGCGAGCGATTAAGCTATCTGGAAGCTCGGCAAGTTGAGCAACGTGAATTCCGTAACTTTTATCAGCCGCTCCATCTTGAATTTTATGAAGGAAAACTACTTTTCCATTCTCTTCAATTGCTGAAACATGTACATTCTTTAGCTGGTCTAAACTTTCTTCTAACACTGTTAATTCATGATAATGTGTAGAGAATAATGTTTTCGCACCAATTTGGTCATGAATATGTTCAATGATTGCTTGTGCAAGTGCCATACCATCGTACGTAGATGTACCGCGTCCTATTTCATCGAATAAAATTAAACTTCTTTCTGATGCATTTGCAATTGCATTTTTCGCTTCTAACATTTCAACCATAAATGTACTTTGACCTGAGATTAAATCATCTGCTGCACCAATTCTCGTAAAGATTTGATCGAAGACAGGTAATACTGCTTCGGTCGCTGGTACAAAGCAACCAATTTGTGACATAACAGTAACAAGTGCTAATTGTCTCATATACGTACTTTTACCAGACATGTTCGGTCCTGTAATTAAAAAGACATCCATCTTCTCCGGCATAATACAATCATTCGGTACATACAATTTCCCGTTCAATACTTTTTCAACGACAGGATGACGACCATCTTTAATAAAGATTTCGCGCTTAGTTGTTAAAACAGGTTTTACAAACTGCTCTTCTTCACTAACTGTCGCAAAGCTTTGCAGTACGTCTAGTTCACTAATTACTTTCGCTAAGTGTTGCAATTTCGGTATGAATACTTTTACTTCTTCGCGAAGTGCTGTAAATAAATCGTATTCTAATTGTACAATTTTCTCTTCTGCTTCTAAGATTAATGTTTCTTTTTCTTTTAGTTCATCTGTTATGAAACGTTCTGCATTTGCAAGTGTTTGTTTACGCTCATAGCGCCCTTCTGGAAGTGCTGCAAGATTCGCCTTCGTCACTTCAATGTAGTAGCCGAAAATACGGTTGTACCCAATTTTTAATGATTTAACCCCTGTAATATCACGCTCTCGTTTTTCAAGCTCAGCAATCCACGTTTTTCCGTTTTTACTAACGTAACGATATTGATCAAGCTTGTTATTATAACCGTCTTTAATAATATCTCCATCTTTAATAGAAAGCGGTGGGTTTTCTTGAATACTTCTTCCTAGTAATTCAGTTAAGCTCTCACATGGATCCGCACCTTGGATTAACCTTGCTGCATAAGCATTATCTAAAAGACTAATCGCTTCTAAAATAGCTGGTACTTGAAGTAAAGAACGTCTTAATTGTAATAAGTCCCGTGCATTTACATTACCAAATGCAACTTTCCCTGCTAAACGCTCTAAATCATATACTTCTTTTAATTTTTCTTTTAAATCTTCACGTAAGAAGTAATCATTTACAAACATTTCAACCATTTCTAAACGTTCTTCAACTTTTTCTTTCTGGATAAGTGGACGTTCCATCCACTGTTTTAACATACGCCCACCCATAGCCGTTTTTGTTTTATCTAATAGCCATAATAATGAGCCTGTCTTTTCCTTCGTACGAAGAGTCTCTGTTAACTCTAAATTGCGTTTTGAATGCACATCAATTTTCATAAATTGGTTCGTGTAATAAATTTCTACTGGTTGTAAGTGATCTAACGAACGTTTTTGTGTTCTTATCACATAGTTAAATAAGCGTCCAATTGCTTTAATTAACTTTGCTTGTGAAACATTTTTCACAAGATGTTCTAATCCTTCTGGAATAGTTGTTGCATCTTCATACGAAATCGTCATTTTTAATGTTTCAGTTAATTTATTTAATTCATCTTTTGAAAAGGTAGAATCTACAACAATTTCTTTTGAACCAGTCGCATACACTTCTAATAAAATGTCTTCTACCGAACCTGTTAATAACGTCACTGTATTTTGTCCAGTCGTTAAGTCATTACAAGCTAACGCATAAGATCCATCTTCAAAATGTGTTAATGCTGCTAAGAAGTTATTCTCTTTCTCGTCTATTGTACGCCCTTCCATCATCGTTCCTGGCGTAATTAATTGTACTACTTCACGACGTACTACACCTTTAGCTGTTTTTGGATCTTCCACTTGCTCGCAAACGGCTACTTTATATCCTTTTTCAACAAGTTGTTCAATATAATTTTTAGCTGCATGATGCGGTACACCACACATCGGTATACGTTCACTACTACCACCATCTCGGCTCGTTAATGTAATTTCAAGTTCATGAGCTGCTTTAACCGCATCTTCAAAGAACATTTCATAAAAATCACCTAATCGGAAAAATAAAAAGGCATCTTGATAGTCTGCCTTAACCTTTAAGTATTGCTGTATCATAGGCGTATATTGCGTCATGTCTTTCCTCCATAATTCTTACATAATAATCTATATTCATATATGTCACACTTCACGGACACCGATATCTCCTATTCCAGGAGTCTTCCCTCATTATAGCACATTTCATAAGGAATCATGTTCATTCAGCACCACTTATGTACTGTAAAAAGCTAGGAAGAACTTCTCCCTAGCTTTCTCTTACTCTTCTTCTGCATCGACGATAAAGTTCGGATCTAATTCTTCAAACTCATCATCATCGACTTGGAAATCCTCGTCTGATTCTACGCAACCTTCAGGATTTACACTTACACAAATTTTCGTTTCCCCAACTACTTCTGTTACAAATTCACGTTCTACCGTCACAACAATTTTATTACCATTTGGCGATACAAGAGCTTCTAAACAATTTGGCGGCTGAATTACACGAGCGATAATTTCTAAATCGTCACCAGAGAAGTTTTTATCACGATACCCAATGCTTACTTCATCAGTGTAGTTAACACGTTCTGTTACAACTTCAGTCTTTGTGTTTCCATCAAATGAATACCAAGTGTTTACATCATAGAAACCTTCAATTTCCACATGTTTCCCATTCTTTCTCGCTTCGTACGAATGGTTAATTACCCAGCACCCTAAAATACTTGTTGGCTCATTATTCGATTCACATGTATGCGTTGACTTTGTATACTTACGTCCTTTTCCAACCACTGCTTTTGTAATAATCTCTCTAAATTCGGACATTCGTAACCCTCCTCAATCACTATTCACTTAATCATATGCGTGACAATAGCGGAATGTGTCATTCTTTTTTTGAGAAGAATTTACGATATAACTCATTAAAAAAAAGAGATGCCAATAAGACATCTCTTTAACAACCACAATTTCCTTTTTTACTTTCTACCGCTGCACCAGTTTCACCCTTCAACACATCGCCGCCAGTTGAAACTAATATTTCATCTGTTACATTGTTAGAAATGGTACTAGCAACTAGCTGTAATAAGTCATTTACATATGTTTGTGACGATTTAAACTCCTGTACAACTGGGATATTATCTAACTTATCTTGAAGTGCATCAATTTCAGCTTCTACTTTTTTCAAGGCTTCCCATTTCCCATAATGTTGCAAGTTTACTGCTTGTTTTTGCAAAGCTTTTATTTCATCAATTGCTCGCTTTACATTTTCATTTTTATGAATTTGTGCTTCTGCTCGCTTAAAGAAATCGACTTCTTCTGTTTCAGAGATCATTTTTGCTAATTCTTTCGCTTGCTCAACAATTTCATCTTTTGTATATACTTTCATCTATTATTTCACCTCAATCGGTTCCTTAACCAATTCCCCGTTAAGAGACCAAGTTTTTGCTTCCGTTACTTTTACTTTCACAAGTTGACCAATTAAAGATTTTGAAGCAACAAAGTTTACAAGTTTATTCGTACGTGTGTATCCCGCAAGTACTTCAGGGTTATTCTTACTTTCTCCATCAACTAATACTTCTACAATTTGTCCTATATAACGCTTATTCTTATTAACTGCATATTCATTCACTAGTGTATTTAAGCGTTGTAATCGCTCTTTCTTCACTTCCATCGGAACATTATCCTGCATTTTTGCAGCTGGTGTACCCTCGCGCGGGGAATAAATAAATGTAAATGCCGTATCAAATCCTACTTCACGATATAATGACATCGTCTCTTCAAACTGTTCGTCCGTTTCATTTGGGAAACCAACGATAATATCAGTCGTTAGTACTGCATTCGGAATTGTTTCTTTAATTTTTCGTACAAGCTCTAAATAGTGTTCTCGCGAATATTTACGCGCCATAATTTTAAGCATATCTGTACTACCAGATTGAACTGGTAAGTGGATATGTTCTACTAGGTTACCACCTTTTCCAAGAACATCAATTAAATGATCATCAAAATCACGTGGATGACTTGTTGTAAAACGAATACGTGCGATATCGATTTTACGAAGTTCATCCATTAAATCGCCAAGACCATATTGTATATCTTCAAAGTCTTTACCGTATGCGTTTACGTTTTGGCCAAGTAACGTAATTTCTCTATAACCGTTCGCAGCTAAATGGCGAATTTCTTTAATAATATCTTCTGGACGTCTGCTACGCTCTTTTCCGCGTGTATACGGTACAATACAATATGTACAGAACTTATCACAGCCATACATAATATTTACCCAAGCTTTAATATCACCACGACGTACTTTCGGAAGGTTTTCAATTACATCCCCTTCTTTTGACCAAACTTCAACTACCGTCTCTTTTGAGAACATTGCGTCCTTTAGGATATACGGTAATCTATGAATATTATGTGTACCAAACACCATATCTACATGCTGATTTTTTTGCATAATTTTATTTACAACAGATTCTTCTTGTGACATACAACCACATACACCAATTAAAAGATCCGGATTTCTTCGCTTTAATGATTTTAAATGACCAAGTTCACCGAACACTTTATTTTCAGCATTTTCACGAATTGCACAAGTATTTAATAAAATCACATCTGCCTCTTCAGTTGAAAAGGTTGGCTCATATCCAAGTGTTGTAAAAATCCCAGCCATTACTTCTGTATCATGTTCATTCATTTGACAGCCATATGTACGAATGTAAAACTTTCTTCCTGCGCCAAAATTGCGGAACTCTTCAGGTAAGCCAAAATCTCGTTCAATTTTAACTTCTTCTTTCCC
Encoded here:
- the mutS gene encoding DNA mismatch repair protein MutS produces the protein MTQYTPMIQQYLKVKADYQDAFLFFRLGDFYEMFFEDAVKAAHELEITLTSRDGGSSERIPMCGVPHHAAKNYIEQLVEKGYKVAVCEQVEDPKTAKGVVRREVVQLITPGTMMEGRTIDEKENNFLAALTHFEDGSYALACNDLTTGQNTVTLLTGSVEDILLEVYATGSKEIVVDSTFSKDELNKLTETLKMTISYEDATTIPEGLEHLVKNVSQAKLIKAIGRLFNYVIRTQKRSLDHLQPVEIYYTNQFMKIDVHSKRNLELTETLRTKEKTGSLLWLLDKTKTAMGGRMLKQWMERPLIQKEKVEERLEMVEMFVNDYFLREDLKEKLKEVYDLERLAGKVAFGNVNARDLLQLRRSLLQVPAILEAISLLDNAYAARLIQGADPCESLTELLGRSIQENPPLSIKDGDIIKDGYNNKLDQYRYVSKNGKTWIAELEKRERDITGVKSLKIGYNRIFGYYIEVTKANLAALPEGRYERKQTLANAERFITDELKEKETLILEAEEKIVQLEYDLFTALREEVKVFIPKLQHLAKVISELDVLQSFATVSEEEQFVKPVLTTKREIFIKDGRHPVVEKVLNGKLYVPNDCIMPEKMDVFLITGPNMSGKSTYMRQLALVTVMSQIGCFVPATEAVLPVFDQIFTRIGAADDLISGQSTFMVEMLEAKNAIANASERSLILFDEIGRGTSTYDGMALAQAIIEHIHDQIGAKTLFSTHYHELTVLEESLDQLKNVHVSAIEENGKVVFLHKIQDGAADKSYGIHVAQLAELPDSLIARAKEVLAQLEGQEEIIIPKRVEVKVQEVAPEPVVVKEESAKIEEEKEEESQLSFFGGEQSSKKQDKPVLDQKETAVLAQIKKIDLLDMTPLEAMNELYRLQKKLKKG
- the cotE gene encoding outer spore coat protein CotE, producing MSEFREIITKAVVGKGRKYTKSTHTCESNNEPTSILGCWVINHSYEARKNGKHVEIEGFYDVNTWYSFDGNTKTEVVTERVNYTDEVSIGYRDKNFSGDDLEIIARVIQPPNCLEALVSPNGNKIVVTVEREFVTEVVGETKICVSVNPEGCVESDEDFQVDDDEFEELDPNFIVDAEEE
- a CDS encoding RicAFT regulatory complex protein RicA family protein produces the protein MKVYTKDEIVEQAKELAKMISETEEVDFFKRAEAQIHKNENVKRAIDEIKALQKQAVNLQHYGKWEALKKVEAEIDALQDKLDNIPVVQEFKSSQTYVNDLLQLVASTISNNVTDEILVSTGGDVLKGETGAAVESKKGNCGC
- the miaB gene encoding tRNA (N6-isopentenyl adenosine(37)-C2)-methylthiotransferase MiaB — protein: MNEQQRLASRQANSSTKKEEKDYSKYFESVYQPPSLKLAKKRGKEEVKIERDFGLPEEFRNFGAGRKFYIRTYGCQMNEHDTEVMAGIFTTLGYEPTFSTEEADVILLNTCAIRENAENKVFGELGHLKSLKRRNPDLLIGVCGCMSQEESVVNKIMQKNQHVDMVFGTHNIHRLPYILKDAMFSKETVVEVWSKEGDVIENLPKVRRGDIKAWVNIMYGCDKFCTYCIVPYTRGKERSRRPEDIIKEIRHLAANGYREITLLGQNVNAYGKDFEDIQYGLGDLMDELRKIDIARIRFTTSHPRDFDDHLIDVLGKGGNLVEHIHLPVQSGSTDMLKIMARKYSREHYLELVRKIKETIPNAVLTTDIIVGFPNETDEQFEETMSLYREVGFDTAFTFIYSPREGTPAAKMQDNVPMEVKKERLQRLNTLVNEYAVNKNKRYIGQIVEVLVDGESKNNPEVLAGYTRTNKLVNFVASKSLIGQLVKVKVTEAKTWSLNGELVKEPIEVK